The Desulfovibrio desulfuricans DSM 642 genome includes a window with the following:
- the icd gene encoding NADP-dependent isocitrate dehydrogenase, which yields MNKRIYWIEGDGIGPEIWKAARPVIEAALAAENTGINLEWTELLAGDKAVKETGSPLPEETMQTLRSAELAMKGPLGTPVGTGIRSLNVALRQGLDLYACIRPVRHFEGLETPVKHPERVNMVIFRENTEDVYAGVEFAAGTPEARKLITFLREELGVNKVGDAAAVGIKPMTEAGSKRLVRRALRFALDQKQQSLTLVHKGNIMKFTEGAFRQWGYDVAAQEFGDLTCTEKEPVAGRLVIKDRIADAMFQEALLRPEQYQILATPNLNGDYISDALAAQVGGLGLAPGVNMSDTLAFYEATHGTAPTIAGKNKANPGSVILCGALMLEHIGVPKAAERIRNAVSKAIAAKAVTEDLAAQVPGSRTVGCVEFGEIIGANL from the coding sequence ATGAACAAGAGAATCTACTGGATCGAAGGCGATGGCATTGGCCCCGAAATCTGGAAGGCCGCGCGCCCTGTCATTGAAGCTGCCCTTGCTGCCGAAAATACCGGCATCAATCTGGAGTGGACAGAGCTGCTGGCGGGCGACAAGGCCGTGAAAGAAACTGGCTCTCCCCTGCCGGAAGAAACCATGCAGACCCTGCGCAGCGCAGAACTTGCCATGAAGGGCCCCCTCGGCACCCCCGTGGGAACGGGTATCCGCAGCCTCAACGTGGCTTTGCGCCAGGGGCTTGATCTCTACGCCTGCATCCGCCCGGTGCGTCACTTTGAAGGGCTTGAAACTCCCGTCAAACACCCCGAGCGCGTCAACATGGTCATTTTCCGCGAAAATACCGAAGACGTTTACGCCGGTGTGGAATTTGCCGCGGGGACCCCCGAGGCCCGCAAGCTTATCACCTTCCTGCGTGAAGAACTGGGCGTGAACAAAGTGGGCGATGCCGCCGCAGTGGGCATCAAACCCATGACCGAGGCTGGCTCCAAGCGTCTGGTGCGCCGCGCCCTTCGCTTTGCCCTGGACCAGAAGCAGCAGAGCCTCACCCTTGTGCACAAGGGCAATATCATGAAGTTCACCGAAGGCGCCTTCCGCCAGTGGGGCTACGATGTGGCCGCGCAGGAATTTGGCGACCTCACCTGCACGGAAAAGGAACCCGTGGCTGGGCGTCTGGTGATCAAAGACCGCATTGCCGACGCCATGTTCCAGGAGGCGCTGCTGCGCCCCGAGCAGTACCAGATTCTCGCCACGCCCAACCTCAACGGAGACTATATCTCTGACGCGCTGGCGGCGCAGGTGGGCGGCCTTGGGCTGGCCCCCGGCGTCAACATGTCGGACACCCTGGCCTTTTACGAAGCCACCCACGGCACGGCTCCCACCATTGCGGGCAAGAACAAGGCCAACCCCGGCAGCGTCATTTTGTGCGGCGCGCTGATGCTTGAACACATCGGCGTGCCCAAGGCGGCCGAGCGCATCCGCAATGCCGTGAGCAAGGCCATTGCCGCCAAGGCCGTGACCGAAGACCTCGCCGCTCAGGTGCCCGGTTCGCGCACTGTGGGTTGCGTGGAGTTCGGCGAAATCATCGGCGCAAATCTGTAG
- a CDS encoding LysE family translocator, translating into MISLDNLLLFVPLAAILVILPGPDFALIAKISLMNGRPQGQASAVGVALGICVHTTAAMLGISAIIAQSVLWFSILKYVGAAYLVWLGIQAIRAGQRAGQPVSAAVVKTAPEPNPARSVQRLTLRQWLHFFGQGFLTNALNPKAVLIFLTFLPQFMDPHAPLAPQFLTLGSIMSGLCLFWYVPLAYMLGRIRHIFENSRFQKWMQRCTGLVFIAFGLKLATAQAGAD; encoded by the coding sequence ATGATTTCACTGGACAATCTGCTGCTGTTTGTTCCTCTGGCGGCAATTCTAGTCATATTGCCCGGGCCTGATTTTGCGCTTATTGCCAAAATTTCGCTCATGAATGGTCGCCCGCAGGGGCAGGCCTCGGCAGTGGGCGTGGCCCTTGGCATCTGTGTGCACACCACGGCAGCCATGCTGGGCATTTCGGCCATCATCGCCCAGTCCGTGCTGTGGTTCAGCATCCTCAAATATGTGGGCGCGGCCTATCTGGTGTGGCTGGGCATTCAGGCCATACGCGCCGGGCAACGTGCTGGCCAGCCTGTAAGCGCGGCGGTAGTTAAAACGGCGCCGGAGCCGAATCCCGCCCGGTCAGTGCAACGTCTGACGTTGCGCCAATGGCTGCACTTCTTCGGCCAGGGCTTTCTGACCAATGCGCTGAATCCCAAGGCTGTGCTGATTTTTCTGACTTTTCTCCCCCAGTTCATGGATCCCCACGCACCGCTTGCCCCGCAGTTTCTCACCCTGGGAAGCATCATGTCTGGACTGTGTCTGTTCTGGTATGTGCCGCTGGCCTATATGTTGGGCCGCATCCGGCACATCTTTGAGAACAGCCGCTTCCAGAAGTGGATGCAGCGCTGCACTGGCCTTGTGTTCATAGCCTTTGGCCTCAAACTGGCCACGGCGCAAGCTGGAGCCGATTAA
- a CDS encoding hydratase, producing MIEIVNSSVVIDANGINMAEEARAKGVDIEAARKNSLSARILAAHNTGTDDNVLRIRFDAMASHDITYVGIVQTARASGLKEFPVPYALTNCHNSLCAVGGTINEDDHLFGLSAARKYGGIFVPPHLAVIHQYVREMMTKCGGMILGSDSHTRYGALGVMAIGEGGPELVKQLLGKTYDVTNPQKVVVWLEGAPRPGVGPQDVALAIIGAVFKNGFVKNKVMEFMGPGVAGLSVEYRCGIDVMTTETTCLSSIWTTDEKVRDYMAMHGRADDYAELRLESPACYDGLIRVDLSRIVPMIALPFHPSNVYPVAEVAKHGAELLAEVEAEALRQFGDAAKGLNMRAKVRDGGVWVDQGIIAGCAGGNFENIALAAAILDGKSTGNQAFNLAVYPASEPQGLALVKNGATAKLMLAGAVMKTAFCGPCFGAGDTPAHGALSIRHTTRNFPNREGSKPSNGQVSTVALMDARSIAATAANGGRLTPATELDWSAPALANVDLSYSFEPLIYHSRVYNGFGKAEPEAQLVRGPNIADWPSMSPLPEHLLLQVVSVITDPVTTTDELIPSGETSSLRSNPLKLAEYTLSRKDPGYVDRAKAVNAMEAARLANPADAELLAKARGLFAVCGLDVLQGAADLKQVGLGSTIFAVKPGDGSAREQAASCQKVLGGWANMAVEYATKRYRSNLINWGMLPFIVDPSLADSLKVGDWLVVPNVRSAVQNADPSFTGYVASEGGQAQQISLALKELTSDERKIILNGCLINFYNS from the coding sequence ATGATCGAAATTGTGAACAGTTCTGTGGTGATTGACGCCAACGGCATAAACATGGCTGAAGAAGCCCGCGCCAAGGGCGTGGACATTGAAGCCGCCCGCAAAAACAGCCTTTCCGCCCGCATTCTGGCGGCGCACAATACCGGCACGGACGACAACGTGCTGCGCATCCGCTTTGACGCAATGGCCTCGCACGACATCACCTACGTGGGTATTGTGCAGACGGCCCGCGCCAGCGGCCTCAAGGAATTTCCCGTCCCTTACGCACTGACCAACTGCCACAACAGCCTGTGCGCCGTGGGCGGCACCATCAACGAGGACGACCATCTCTTCGGTCTTTCCGCTGCCCGCAAGTACGGCGGCATCTTTGTGCCCCCGCATCTGGCGGTCATCCACCAGTATGTGCGCGAAATGATGACCAAGTGCGGCGGCATGATCCTTGGATCAGACAGCCACACCCGCTACGGCGCGCTGGGCGTCATGGCCATTGGCGAAGGCGGGCCGGAACTGGTCAAGCAGCTGCTTGGCAAGACCTACGATGTGACCAATCCGCAAAAGGTTGTGGTATGGCTTGAGGGCGCGCCTCGCCCCGGCGTTGGCCCGCAGGACGTGGCTCTTGCCATCATTGGCGCGGTGTTCAAAAACGGCTTTGTGAAGAACAAGGTCATGGAATTCATGGGCCCCGGCGTGGCGGGTCTTTCTGTGGAATACCGCTGCGGCATTGACGTCATGACCACGGAAACCACCTGTCTGTCGTCCATCTGGACCACTGACGAAAAGGTGCGCGACTACATGGCCATGCACGGCCGCGCGGACGACTACGCCGAGCTGCGGCTTGAAAGCCCGGCCTGCTACGATGGCCTTATCCGCGTTGATCTGAGCAGGATTGTGCCCATGATCGCCCTGCCCTTCCACCCCAGCAACGTGTACCCCGTGGCCGAAGTTGCCAAGCACGGGGCCGAACTGTTGGCCGAAGTGGAAGCCGAAGCCCTGCGCCAGTTTGGTGATGCGGCCAAGGGCCTGAACATGCGCGCCAAGGTGCGCGATGGCGGCGTGTGGGTGGATCAGGGCATCATTGCTGGCTGCGCTGGCGGCAATTTTGAAAATATCGCCCTGGCTGCCGCCATTCTGGACGGCAAATCCACGGGCAATCAGGCCTTCAATCTGGCCGTGTACCCCGCCAGCGAACCGCAGGGCCTTGCGCTCGTCAAAAACGGCGCAACCGCCAAGCTCATGCTTGCAGGCGCGGTGATGAAGACGGCCTTCTGCGGCCCCTGTTTCGGCGCTGGCGATACCCCGGCCCACGGGGCGCTCTCCATCCGCCACACCACCCGCAACTTCCCCAACCGCGAAGGCTCCAAGCCTTCCAACGGGCAGGTTTCCACGGTGGCCCTCATGGACGCCCGCTCCATCGCCGCCACTGCGGCCAACGGCGGTCGCCTCACCCCGGCAACAGAGCTTGACTGGTCAGCGCCCGCGCTGGCCAATGTCGATCTTTCCTACTCCTTTGAGCCGCTCATCTACCACAGCCGCGTGTACAACGGCTTTGGCAAGGCGGAACCCGAAGCCCAGCTCGTGCGCGGCCCCAACATTGCCGACTGGCCGAGCATGAGCCCCCTGCCCGAACATCTGCTCCTGCAGGTGGTAAGCGTGATCACCGACCCGGTCACCACTACGGACGAGCTGATTCCCTCCGGCGAAACTTCGTCCCTGCGCTCCAACCCGCTCAAACTGGCGGAATACACGCTTTCCCGCAAAGACCCCGGCTATGTGGACCGCGCCAAGGCCGTCAACGCCATGGAAGCCGCCCGCCTCGCCAATCCCGCCGATGCGGAACTGCTTGCCAAGGCGCGGGGACTCTTTGCTGTGTGCGGTCTTGACGTGTTGCAGGGCGCAGCCGACCTCAAGCAGGTGGGCCTTGGCTCCACAATCTTTGCCGTAAAGCCCGGCGATGGCTCGGCCCGCGAACAGGCGGCTTCCTGCCAGAAAGTGCTGGGCGGCTGGGCCAACATGGCTGTTGAATACGCCACCAAGCGTTACCGCTCCAACCTTATCAACTGGGGCATGCTGCCCTTTATTGTTGATCCCTCGCTGGCTGACAGCCTGAAAGTCGGCGACTGGCTTGTGGTGCCCAACGTGCGCAGCGCCGTGCAGAACGCCGACCCCAGCTTCACCGGCTACGTTGCCAGCGAAGGCGGGCAGGCTCAGCAGATCAGCCTGGCCCTCAAGGAACTGACCAGTGATGAACGCAAGATCATCCTCAATGGCTGCCTGATCAACTTCTACAACAGCTAG
- a CDS encoding CcmD family protein produces the protein MDTLTWVIMANAAVWIGIGSYMAFLAARQRSLAARLAQMEMLNHD, from the coding sequence ATGGATACACTGACATGGGTAATCATGGCCAATGCCGCCGTGTGGATTGGCATTGGCTCGTATATGGCTTTTCTGGCGGCTCGCCAGCGTTCACTGGCCGCGCGCCTTGCCCAGATGGAGATGCTCAATCATGACTGA
- a CDS encoding cytochrome c biogenesis protein, which yields MPKCSALPQILALLGGVAFAACQWLVFAYAPEEVTLGLAQKIFYIHLPMSWWALVSFFVVFGASVAYLWRRNPAADRLAAAAAEVGVLLGGLALVTGMLWARRSWGVWWTWDPRLTTTLIMWFVYAGYLVLRGLDLPPQRRNTVCAVVGVVAFLDVPLVFMSARIWRSIHPAVFGSKGGGLEPEMRITVIACVACFGLLWAALVWLRKRQLDLRDRLDALAQNRLNA from the coding sequence ATGCCCAAGTGTTCGGCGTTGCCGCAGATTCTGGCCCTGCTGGGGGGCGTTGCCTTTGCCGCCTGTCAGTGGCTTGTGTTTGCCTATGCCCCCGAGGAAGTGACCCTGGGGCTGGCGCAAAAGATATTTTACATCCACCTGCCCATGTCGTGGTGGGCACTGGTGAGTTTTTTTGTGGTGTTTGGCGCATCTGTGGCCTACCTGTGGCGGCGTAATCCCGCTGCGGACAGGCTGGCTGCCGCCGCCGCAGAAGTGGGCGTGCTGCTGGGCGGCCTTGCGCTGGTCACGGGCATGCTCTGGGCGCGCCGCTCGTGGGGCGTGTGGTGGACGTGGGATCCGCGCCTGACCACAACCCTGATCATGTGGTTCGTGTACGCGGGCTATCTGGTTTTGCGCGGGCTTGACCTGCCGCCGCAGCGCCGCAATACGGTGTGCGCCGTGGTGGGCGTGGTGGCCTTTCTGGATGTGCCGCTGGTCTTTATGTCGGCGCGCATCTGGCGGTCAATCCATCCGGCTGTTTTTGGCAGCAAGGGCGGCGGGCTGGAGCCTGAAATGCGTATTACCGTCATTGCCTGCGTGGCCTGTTTTGGCCTGCTGTGGGCGGCCCTGGTGTGGCTGCGCAAACGCCAGCTTGATCTGCGCGACCGCCTTGACGCGCTGGCGCAAAATCGGCTGAATGCCTGA
- a CDS encoding heme exporter protein CcmB, with amino-acid sequence MLRLMFAMTRKDLALTLARGSGLVQALLLGLLLLFVFSLSQGIGERMAPQGAAAVFWISSAFCQVLIFNQLYALEEVNNSRLGLLLCPAPVQAVWLGKGCAGLALLVLAQVVFLPAAVVFLGQDLSGPLPEALLALVLTDIGMCALGSLLGALAQGQAARESLLSIVLFPLLTPLLLAGISVGAQALGAPNPDGPGAWLGVAAAFDAVFLGAGLLLFGYIYAGDE; translated from the coding sequence ATGCTGCGCCTGATGTTTGCCATGACCCGCAAGGATCTGGCCCTGACGCTGGCGCGTGGCAGCGGGCTGGTGCAGGCCTTGCTGCTCGGGCTTTTGCTGCTTTTTGTATTTAGCCTGTCGCAGGGCATTGGCGAGCGCATGGCACCCCAGGGCGCTGCGGCTGTGTTCTGGATAAGTTCCGCCTTTTGTCAGGTGCTTATTTTCAACCAGCTCTATGCGCTGGAAGAAGTTAACAATTCCCGCCTCGGGCTTTTGTTGTGCCCCGCCCCGGTGCAGGCCGTATGGCTTGGCAAGGGCTGCGCGGGGCTTGCCCTGCTGGTGCTGGCGCAGGTTGTTTTTCTGCCAGCGGCGGTTGTCTTTCTGGGGCAGGATCTCAGCGGGCCATTGCCCGAGGCTCTGCTGGCCCTTGTGCTGACGGATATCGGCATGTGCGCCCTTGGCTCCCTGCTGGGGGCGCTGGCGCAGGGGCAGGCCGCCCGTGAGTCTTTGCTGAGCATTGTGCTTTTTCCGCTGCTGACGCCGCTTTTGCTGGCGGGTATCAGCGTGGGGGCGCAGGCCCTCGGCGCCCCCAACCCGGATGGGCCGGGGGCGTGGCTCGGCGTTGCCGCCGCCTTTGACGCAGTTTTTCTTGGTGCCGGGCTTTTGCTGTTTGGATACATCTACGCGGGGGACGAGTAA
- a CDS encoding ABC transporter ATP-binding protein: MLELVRVAKVYGVKVVFKDVSCALAAGSVSLLVGGNGAGKSTLMRIMAGLSRPSAGAANVADQARVGYLGHATFLYPGLTAVENLAFWRDAYGLKLTRDDIMAGLARVGLEAHAHERAGVFSRGMAQRLNLARVLMQAPDVLLLDEPGTGLDVGSLALLRREILAARQRGACVVLISHDLAGDAPLADRLLALEHRKLAYDGSPAGFGGFAPVETLAGAAAEASERTQGGPACCA, encoded by the coding sequence TTGCTGGAACTTGTGCGCGTTGCCAAGGTCTATGGCGTCAAGGTCGTCTTTAAAGACGTAAGCTGCGCTCTTGCTGCGGGGAGTGTCTCGCTGCTTGTGGGCGGCAACGGCGCGGGCAAGAGCACCCTCATGCGCATCATGGCAGGGCTTTCCCGCCCAAGCGCTGGCGCTGCCAACGTGGCCGATCAGGCCCGCGTGGGTTATCTGGGGCACGCTACCTTTCTGTATCCCGGTCTCACGGCGGTGGAAAATCTGGCCTTCTGGCGCGACGCCTACGGCCTCAAGCTGACGCGTGACGACATTATGGCCGGGCTGGCCCGCGTGGGGCTGGAAGCCCACGCCCACGAACGGGCGGGCGTGTTCTCGCGCGGTATGGCCCAGCGCCTGAATCTTGCGCGGGTGCTCATGCAGGCCCCGGACGTGCTCCTGCTGGACGAACCCGGCACAGGTCTTGATGTGGGTTCGCTGGCCCTGCTGCGGCGCGAGATTCTTGCAGCGCGGCAGCGCGGGGCATGCGTGGTGCTTATCAGCCACGATCTGGCGGGCGACGCCCCACTGGCCGACAGGCTGCTGGCGCTGGAACACCGCAAACTGGCCTATGACGGCTCCCCCGCTGGCTTTGGCGGATTTGCCCCGGTGGAAACCTTGGCTGGCGCTGCCGCAGAGGCCTCTGAACGCACGCAGGGAGGCCCCGCATGCTGCGCCTGA